One Tiliqua scincoides isolate rTilSci1 chromosome 9, rTilSci1.hap2, whole genome shotgun sequence DNA segment encodes these proteins:
- the LOC136660228 gene encoding collagen alpha-1(I) chain-like: MAPPGLGTGWADFVAAKRPMAQPGPLPRPLQERQGHGHLLRPRRPPRGQGRESRLGCAVVPTFRARQGGGTVPEPRGATPPAARRRATEAGRGGAAEGHRGFPATPRPGCGRPGATPRPAAPPLPVEFSRRSGGRCIKAARREASRARGAGTVEQRSSSSSGGRRAQVPAEIPRRCGWCRPLPVSVQRRPGLPGPARRCWVKGPLLRPPDPSPAGEPSAERVPPSVSLRPRGPPSALWWRLGGERIPGPESPTGVREGVKAELWAGGRKVAGPVTKQEAICDEEGRPVGGGGEGPVGEVAPPLAFSAALAITPVLLPKPPWGHWCKELPCFGSPCCLPPHFFSSSSEPKALHRQTQCPREATFCSAADLAHGCGPCGGPLGSSPSRQSWRPRLPLHDAPTL; this comes from the exons ATGGCGCCTCCAGGACTCGGCACTGGCTGGGCAGACTTTGTGGCCGCCAAGCGCCCGATGGCCCAACCTGGACCGCTTCCCAGGCCACTGCAGGAGCGCCAGGGCCACGGCCACCTTCTGcggccacggaggcctcctcgag GGCAGGGCCGGGAGAGCCGCCTGGGCTGCGCCGTGGTGCCGACGTTCAGGGCACGCCAGGGTGGGGGCACCGTCCCGGAGCCCCGAGGAGCGACGCCCCCCGCCGCCAGGAGG CGGGCGACAGAAGCGGGCCGGGGCGGCGCCGCCGAAGGGCACCGGGGCTTTCCCGCTACTCCGAGGCCGGGCTGCGGGCGGCCGGGGGCGACTCCCCGGCCAGCAGCGCCGCCTCTTCCTGTGGAATTTTCCCGGCGGAGCGGGGGGCGCTGCATAAAGGCGGCGCGCCGGGAGGCGAGCAGAGCCCGCGGAGCCGGGACTGTCGAGCAGCG cagcagcagcagcagcggcggacGTCGGGCGCAGGTTCCCGCTGAAATCCCGCGAAGATGTGGATGGTGTCGCCCCCTTCCGGTGAGTGTGCAGCGGCGCCCCGGCTTGCCCGGCCCGGCCCGCCGCTGTTGGGTGAAAGGGCCGCTCCTCCGCCCGCCCGACCCTTCCCCAGCCGGCGAACCGAGCGCCGAAAGGGTGCCCCCCTCGGTGAGTCTGCGGCCTCGAGGACCACCGAGCGCCCTCTGGTGGCGACTGGGAGGCGAACGAATCCCCGGGCCCGAGAGCCCCACCGGCGTCCGCGAAGGAGTGAAGGCGGAGCTCTGGGCTGGGGGTCGAAAGGTCGCGGGGCCAGTGACTAAGCAGGAGGCCATCTGTGACGAAGAAGGGcgccctgtggggggggggggtgaagggccCGTCGGAGAGGTGGCGCCTCCTCTGGCCTTCTCAGCTGCTTTAGCCATCACTCCAGTCCTGCTCCCAAAGCCTCCTTGGGGGCACTGGTGCAAGGAGCTGCCCTGTTTTGGGAGCCCCTGTTGCCTCCCACCCCACTTCTTCAGCTCTTCCTCAGAGCCAAAAGCCCTGCACAGACAGACCCAGTGCCCGAGAGAGGCCACGTTCTGCTCGGCTGCAGATCTCGCCCACGGATGTGGTCCCTGCGGCGGCCCCCTGGGCAGCTCCCCCAGCAGACAGAGCTGGAGACCGAGGCTCCCCTTGCATGATGCTCCAACTCTCTGA
- the LOC136660229 gene encoding proproteinase E-like: MLELLIPVLLVAGASGCGRPVHSPNARVVNGEEAIPYSWPWQISLQYEKDGVFYHTCGGSLIAPDWVMTAAHCISKSRRYEVVLGEYDMSQEEGSEQRIPVNPEDIFVHPRWISLFPAFGNDIALLKLSRSAELSDKVQLACLPPAGDILPNEYPCYISGWGRLYTNGPLPDKLQQALLPVVDQEHCNQPDWWGGVIRKEMVCAGGDVKAGCNGDSGGPLNCQAENGQWEVHGIASFVSSLGCNALKKPTVFTRVSAFESWIQETIAKHA; encoded by the exons ATGTTGGAGCTACTGATCCCTGTTCTGCTGGTGGCTGGTG CCTCTGGGTGTGGCCGGCCTGTCCACTCCCCCAACGCCAGGGTGGTGAACGGTGAGGAGGCCATCCCCTACAGCTGGCCTTGGCAG ATTTCCCTGCAGTATGAGAAGGATGGGGTCTTCTACCACACCTGCGGGGGCTCCCTCATCGCCCCCGACTGGGTTATGACTGCTGCCCATTGCATCTC CAAGTCCCGCCGTTATGAGGTGGTGCTGGGCGAGTATGACATGAGCCAGGAGGAGGGCTCTGAGCAGCGCATCCCTGTGAACCCTGAAGACATCTTTGTGCACCCCCGCTGGatctccctcttccctgccttcgg CAACGACATTGCCCTGCTGAAGCTGTCCCGCAGCGCGGAGCTGAGTGACAAGGTGCAGCTGGCTTGCCTCCCACCGGCAGGGGACATCCTGCCCAACGAGTACCCCTGCTATATCAGCGGCTGGGGGCGCCTCTACA CCAACGGCCCCCTGCCCGACAAGCTGCAGCAGGCGCTGCTGCCGGTGGTGGACCAGGAGCACTGCAACCAACCTGACTGGTGGGGAGGCGTCATCAGGAAGGAGATGGTCTGCGCGGGTGGGGACGTCAAGGCCGGCTGCAAT GGTGACTCTGGTGGACCCTTGAACTGCCAGGCTGAGAATGGGCAGTGGGAGGTCCATGGGATCGCCAGCTTTGTCTCCTCACTGGGGTGCAATGCCCTGAAGAAGCCTACCGTCTTCACCCGTGTCTCCGCCTTCGAGTCCTGGATCCAGGAA ACCATCGCAAAACATGCCTGA